One Serinus canaria isolate serCan28SL12 chromosome Z, serCan2020, whole genome shotgun sequence DNA window includes the following coding sequences:
- the SMIM15 gene encoding small integral membrane protein 15: MFDIKAWAEYIVEWAAKDPYGFLTTVILALTPLFVISAALSWKLAKMIEARERELKKKQKRQENIAKAKRTKKD; the protein is encoded by the coding sequence atgTTCGATATTAAGGCTTGGGCCGAGTACATCGTGGAGTGGGCTGCCAAGGACCCCTACGGCTTTCTCACAACCGTGATCTTGGCTCTGACACCGCTGTTTGTCATTAGTGCAGCGCTGTCATGGAAACTTGCAAAAATGATTGAGGCCCGGGAACGAGAGctgaagaagaaacagaaacGCCAGGAGAACATTGCAAAGGCCAAACGAACGAAGAAGGATTAA